A stretch of Natator depressus isolate rNatDep1 chromosome 2, rNatDep2.hap1, whole genome shotgun sequence DNA encodes these proteins:
- the LOC141983442 gene encoding uncharacterized protein LOC141983442 isoform X1: protein MPPPDSASRTTGPASPAAQCPGSRNTPRASCSLPEKRDTCTSPAPPGQVPLGPCGSRGRVPVAFEDVAVYFSPEEWVELAEWQRELYRDVMKENYKLIASLGCRGAKPEIICQMERGEEPCVGEPQGWRERRPQSPCSAGVGITIKKEEQEEGCLGQEDPEALAPPGTVSGIMGEKGLQLLGLKSYKSESLSRRKQRTQAGDPQGRRTGRVLERPHACPDCEKSFKDKTALIIHQRIHTGEKPFPCAECGKRFTQKQHLTTHQRTHTGERPFSCAQCGSSFRLRKVFLTHQRVHAGELPFTCGECGKIFNHKHHLITHRRTHTGERPFPCPQCGKRFTQKHHLLSHQRSHTGNRPFSCAQCGKSFKDKTPLSIHQIVHTGEKPFSCEACGKIFSHKHHLVIHRRTHTGEKPFTCAECGKRFTQKHHLVSHQRIHTGERPFACSHCGRSFKDKITLKLHVRLHTGERPFACAECGESFRLRKVLLTHQRVHTGQAPLICAECGKSFSHMQRMAMHQTSHHAQPGPFRRAQRRESCSGKPQLLVPPQGQPAGCSAHTATVQPQAPGGSPCRTGRVSPGPDKPPSAQLYTEPAPRDRPEETI from the exons ATGCCACCGCCCGACAGCGCGTCCAGGACCACAGGGCCGGCCAGCCCGGCTGCACAGTGTCCCGGCAGCAGAAACACGCCTCgggcctcctgctccctcccagagaAGCGAGACACGTGCACAAGCCCCGCTCCCCCGGGGCAGGTCCCCCTCGGGCCGTGTGGAAGCCGCGGGCGG GTGCCGGTGGCGTTCGAGGACGTCGCAGTCTATTTCTCCCCGGAGGAGTGGGTGGAGTTAGCAGAATGGCAGCGGGAACTGTACCGAGATGTGATGAAGGAGAATTACAAGCTCATCGCCTCTTTGG GGTGTCGGGGTGCCAAACCAGAGATCATCTGTCAGATGGAGCGTGGGGAGGAGCCATGTGtgggggagccccagggctggagagagaggagaCCCCAGAGCCCCTGCTCAG CAGGTGTTGGCATCACCATTAAaaaggaggagcaggaagagggaTGTCTTGGTCAGGAAGATCCCGAAGCACTGGCACCACCAGGGACCGTGTCCGGAATAATGGGGGAGAAAGGTCTCCAGCTCTTGGGACTAAAGAGCTACAAGAGCGAAAGCTTGTCCCGTCGGAAGCAAAGAACCCAGGCCGGAGACCCTCAGGGAAGACGAACCGGGAGGGTGCTAGAGAGGCCTCATGCATGCCCGGACTGTGAGAAGAGCTTCAAGGACAAGACGGCTCTGATAATCCACCAGCGGATCCATACGGGCGAGAAGCCCTTTCCCTGTGCTGAGTGCGGGAAGCGCTTCACACAGAAGCAGCACCTCACCACCcaccagcgcacccacaccgGGGAGCGCCCCTTCTCCTGCGCCCAGTGCGGCAGCAGCTTCCGGCTGCGGAAGGTCTTTCTGACCCACCAGCGGGTCCACGCTGGGGAGCTGCCCTTCACCTGCGGCGAGTGTGGGAAGATCTTCAACCACAAGCACCACCTGATCACGCACCGCCGCACCCACACGGGCGagcgccccttcccctgcccccagtgcggcAAGCGCTTCACCCAGAAGCACCATCTGCTGAGCCATCAGCGCAGCCACACGGGCAACCGGCCCTTCTCCTGCGCccagtgcgggaagagcttcaagGACAAGACGCCGCTGAGCATCCACCAGATCGTGCACACCGGGGAGAAGCCGTTCTCCTGTGAGGCTTGCGGGAAGATTTTCAGCCACAAGCACCACCTGGTGATCCACCGGAGAACCCACACCGGGGAGAAGCCCTTCACCTGCGCCGAGTGCGGCAAGCGCTTCACACAGAAGCACCATCTCGTCAGccaccagcgcatccacaccggGGAGCGCCCCTTCGCCTGCTCCCACTGCGGGAGGAGCTTCAAGGACAAGATCACCCTGAAGCTGCACGTCAGGCTGCACACCGGGGAACGGCCCTTCGCCTGCGCTGAGTGCGGGGAGAGCTTCCGCCTCAGGAAGGTGCTGCTCACCCACCAGCGGGTGCACACGGGGCAGGCCCCGCTGATATGCGccgagtgcgggaagagcttcagtcACATGCAGCGCATGGCCATGCACCAGACGAGCCACCACGCCCAGCCGGGGCCGTTCCGGAGAGCTCAGCGCAGGGAGAGCTGCTCGGGGAAACCACAGCTCCTCGTGCCTCCGCAAGGCCAGCCCGCTGGCTGCTCGGCACACACAGCGACCGTCCAGCCGCAAGCACCTGGGGGTTCCCCCTGCCGAACAGGCAGAGTAAGTCCTGGGCCTGACAAACCACCTTCTGCACAATTATACACGGAGCCGGCCCCGCGGGATCGCCCAGAAGAAACCATCTGA
- the LOC141983442 gene encoding uncharacterized protein LOC141983442 isoform X2, with the protein MPPPDSASRTTGPASPAAQCPGSRNTPRASCSLPEKRDTCTSPAPPGQVPLGPCGSRGRVPVAFEDVAVYFSPEEWVELAEWQRELYRDVMKENYKLIASLGCRGAKPEIICQMERGEEPCVGEPQGWRERRPQSPCSGVGITIKKEEQEEGCLGQEDPEALAPPGTVSGIMGEKGLQLLGLKSYKSESLSRRKQRTQAGDPQGRRTGRVLERPHACPDCEKSFKDKTALIIHQRIHTGEKPFPCAECGKRFTQKQHLTTHQRTHTGERPFSCAQCGSSFRLRKVFLTHQRVHAGELPFTCGECGKIFNHKHHLITHRRTHTGERPFPCPQCGKRFTQKHHLLSHQRSHTGNRPFSCAQCGKSFKDKTPLSIHQIVHTGEKPFSCEACGKIFSHKHHLVIHRRTHTGEKPFTCAECGKRFTQKHHLVSHQRIHTGERPFACSHCGRSFKDKITLKLHVRLHTGERPFACAECGESFRLRKVLLTHQRVHTGQAPLICAECGKSFSHMQRMAMHQTSHHAQPGPFRRAQRRESCSGKPQLLVPPQGQPAGCSAHTATVQPQAPGGSPCRTGRVSPGPDKPPSAQLYTEPAPRDRPEETI; encoded by the exons ATGCCACCGCCCGACAGCGCGTCCAGGACCACAGGGCCGGCCAGCCCGGCTGCACAGTGTCCCGGCAGCAGAAACACGCCTCgggcctcctgctccctcccagagaAGCGAGACACGTGCACAAGCCCCGCTCCCCCGGGGCAGGTCCCCCTCGGGCCGTGTGGAAGCCGCGGGCGG GTGCCGGTGGCGTTCGAGGACGTCGCAGTCTATTTCTCCCCGGAGGAGTGGGTGGAGTTAGCAGAATGGCAGCGGGAACTGTACCGAGATGTGATGAAGGAGAATTACAAGCTCATCGCCTCTTTGG GGTGTCGGGGTGCCAAACCAGAGATCATCTGTCAGATGGAGCGTGGGGAGGAGCCATGTGtgggggagccccagggctggagagagaggagaCCCCAGAGCCCCTGCTCAG GTGTTGGCATCACCATTAAaaaggaggagcaggaagagggaTGTCTTGGTCAGGAAGATCCCGAAGCACTGGCACCACCAGGGACCGTGTCCGGAATAATGGGGGAGAAAGGTCTCCAGCTCTTGGGACTAAAGAGCTACAAGAGCGAAAGCTTGTCCCGTCGGAAGCAAAGAACCCAGGCCGGAGACCCTCAGGGAAGACGAACCGGGAGGGTGCTAGAGAGGCCTCATGCATGCCCGGACTGTGAGAAGAGCTTCAAGGACAAGACGGCTCTGATAATCCACCAGCGGATCCATACGGGCGAGAAGCCCTTTCCCTGTGCTGAGTGCGGGAAGCGCTTCACACAGAAGCAGCACCTCACCACCcaccagcgcacccacaccgGGGAGCGCCCCTTCTCCTGCGCCCAGTGCGGCAGCAGCTTCCGGCTGCGGAAGGTCTTTCTGACCCACCAGCGGGTCCACGCTGGGGAGCTGCCCTTCACCTGCGGCGAGTGTGGGAAGATCTTCAACCACAAGCACCACCTGATCACGCACCGCCGCACCCACACGGGCGagcgccccttcccctgcccccagtgcggcAAGCGCTTCACCCAGAAGCACCATCTGCTGAGCCATCAGCGCAGCCACACGGGCAACCGGCCCTTCTCCTGCGCccagtgcgggaagagcttcaagGACAAGACGCCGCTGAGCATCCACCAGATCGTGCACACCGGGGAGAAGCCGTTCTCCTGTGAGGCTTGCGGGAAGATTTTCAGCCACAAGCACCACCTGGTGATCCACCGGAGAACCCACACCGGGGAGAAGCCCTTCACCTGCGCCGAGTGCGGCAAGCGCTTCACACAGAAGCACCATCTCGTCAGccaccagcgcatccacaccggGGAGCGCCCCTTCGCCTGCTCCCACTGCGGGAGGAGCTTCAAGGACAAGATCACCCTGAAGCTGCACGTCAGGCTGCACACCGGGGAACGGCCCTTCGCCTGCGCTGAGTGCGGGGAGAGCTTCCGCCTCAGGAAGGTGCTGCTCACCCACCAGCGGGTGCACACGGGGCAGGCCCCGCTGATATGCGccgagtgcgggaagagcttcagtcACATGCAGCGCATGGCCATGCACCAGACGAGCCACCACGCCCAGCCGGGGCCGTTCCGGAGAGCTCAGCGCAGGGAGAGCTGCTCGGGGAAACCACAGCTCCTCGTGCCTCCGCAAGGCCAGCCCGCTGGCTGCTCGGCACACACAGCGACCGTCCAGCCGCAAGCACCTGGGGGTTCCCCCTGCCGAACAGGCAGAGTAAGTCCTGGGCCTGACAAACCACCTTCTGCACAATTATACACGGAGCCGGCCCCGCGGGATCGCCCAGAAGAAACCATCTGA
- the LOC141983442 gene encoding uncharacterized protein LOC141983442 isoform X3: MPRGGRAQVPVAFEDVAVYFSPEEWVELAEWQRELYRDVMKENYKLIASLGCRGAKPEIICQMERGEEPCVGEPQGWRERRPQSPCSAGVGITIKKEEQEEGCLGQEDPEALAPPGTVSGIMGEKGLQLLGLKSYKSESLSRRKQRTQAGDPQGRRTGRVLERPHACPDCEKSFKDKTALIIHQRIHTGEKPFPCAECGKRFTQKQHLTTHQRTHTGERPFSCAQCGSSFRLRKVFLTHQRVHAGELPFTCGECGKIFNHKHHLITHRRTHTGERPFPCPQCGKRFTQKHHLLSHQRSHTGNRPFSCAQCGKSFKDKTPLSIHQIVHTGEKPFSCEACGKIFSHKHHLVIHRRTHTGEKPFTCAECGKRFTQKHHLVSHQRIHTGERPFACSHCGRSFKDKITLKLHVRLHTGERPFACAECGESFRLRKVLLTHQRVHTGQAPLICAECGKSFSHMQRMAMHQTSHHAQPGPFRRAQRRESCSGKPQLLVPPQGQPAGCSAHTATVQPQAPGGSPCRTGRVSPGPDKPPSAQLYTEPAPRDRPEETI; the protein is encoded by the exons ATGCCCCGCGGGGGCCGGGCGCAG GTGCCGGTGGCGTTCGAGGACGTCGCAGTCTATTTCTCCCCGGAGGAGTGGGTGGAGTTAGCAGAATGGCAGCGGGAACTGTACCGAGATGTGATGAAGGAGAATTACAAGCTCATCGCCTCTTTGG GGTGTCGGGGTGCCAAACCAGAGATCATCTGTCAGATGGAGCGTGGGGAGGAGCCATGTGtgggggagccccagggctggagagagaggagaCCCCAGAGCCCCTGCTCAG CAGGTGTTGGCATCACCATTAAaaaggaggagcaggaagagggaTGTCTTGGTCAGGAAGATCCCGAAGCACTGGCACCACCAGGGACCGTGTCCGGAATAATGGGGGAGAAAGGTCTCCAGCTCTTGGGACTAAAGAGCTACAAGAGCGAAAGCTTGTCCCGTCGGAAGCAAAGAACCCAGGCCGGAGACCCTCAGGGAAGACGAACCGGGAGGGTGCTAGAGAGGCCTCATGCATGCCCGGACTGTGAGAAGAGCTTCAAGGACAAGACGGCTCTGATAATCCACCAGCGGATCCATACGGGCGAGAAGCCCTTTCCCTGTGCTGAGTGCGGGAAGCGCTTCACACAGAAGCAGCACCTCACCACCcaccagcgcacccacaccgGGGAGCGCCCCTTCTCCTGCGCCCAGTGCGGCAGCAGCTTCCGGCTGCGGAAGGTCTTTCTGACCCACCAGCGGGTCCACGCTGGGGAGCTGCCCTTCACCTGCGGCGAGTGTGGGAAGATCTTCAACCACAAGCACCACCTGATCACGCACCGCCGCACCCACACGGGCGagcgccccttcccctgcccccagtgcggcAAGCGCTTCACCCAGAAGCACCATCTGCTGAGCCATCAGCGCAGCCACACGGGCAACCGGCCCTTCTCCTGCGCccagtgcgggaagagcttcaagGACAAGACGCCGCTGAGCATCCACCAGATCGTGCACACCGGGGAGAAGCCGTTCTCCTGTGAGGCTTGCGGGAAGATTTTCAGCCACAAGCACCACCTGGTGATCCACCGGAGAACCCACACCGGGGAGAAGCCCTTCACCTGCGCCGAGTGCGGCAAGCGCTTCACACAGAAGCACCATCTCGTCAGccaccagcgcatccacaccggGGAGCGCCCCTTCGCCTGCTCCCACTGCGGGAGGAGCTTCAAGGACAAGATCACCCTGAAGCTGCACGTCAGGCTGCACACCGGGGAACGGCCCTTCGCCTGCGCTGAGTGCGGGGAGAGCTTCCGCCTCAGGAAGGTGCTGCTCACCCACCAGCGGGTGCACACGGGGCAGGCCCCGCTGATATGCGccgagtgcgggaagagcttcagtcACATGCAGCGCATGGCCATGCACCAGACGAGCCACCACGCCCAGCCGGGGCCGTTCCGGAGAGCTCAGCGCAGGGAGAGCTGCTCGGGGAAACCACAGCTCCTCGTGCCTCCGCAAGGCCAGCCCGCTGGCTGCTCGGCACACACAGCGACCGTCCAGCCGCAAGCACCTGGGGGTTCCCCCTGCCGAACAGGCAGAGTAAGTCCTGGGCCTGACAAACCACCTTCTGCACAATTATACACGGAGCCGGCCCCGCGGGATCGCCCAGAAGAAACCATCTGA